One genomic segment of Aliidiomarina minuta includes these proteins:
- a CDS encoding acyl-CoA thioesterase, with protein MQFSEVLSQVAADAEHDFNLPEGWAQGRALFGGLTAGIAYQHALQAVESEQPLRAMTVSFVGPLAPGRVQLKRRVLRKGKSVTQISVDIMQSGEVGLSALLTFGRSRASVVRVTETPKAQIPPREQGPAFPKSELSPEFTQHYDYRVSVGGLPFSNQQTREFGGWMRYSQEDSPINIGLFLGLVDAWPPAVLPHLSEPAPASSLTWTIEFPEPLPANKSSHDWWQYKAYIDYAADGYGHTQAHIWDNEGKLVAISRQTITVFG; from the coding sequence ATGCAGTTTTCAGAAGTTCTCAGCCAGGTAGCAGCAGACGCCGAACACGACTTTAATCTCCCCGAGGGTTGGGCCCAGGGACGTGCCTTATTTGGTGGTTTAACCGCTGGTATTGCCTATCAGCATGCACTGCAGGCTGTCGAATCTGAGCAGCCACTACGCGCAATGACCGTCTCTTTTGTCGGCCCATTAGCGCCCGGCAGGGTTCAGTTAAAACGGCGCGTTTTACGCAAAGGCAAAAGTGTTACCCAGATCAGTGTTGATATCATGCAGTCGGGAGAAGTTGGCTTAAGTGCTTTGCTGACCTTTGGCCGCTCACGTGCTTCGGTAGTGCGGGTTACTGAAACTCCGAAAGCTCAGATTCCACCAAGAGAGCAAGGCCCGGCTTTTCCAAAGTCAGAGCTAAGCCCGGAATTTACCCAGCACTATGATTACCGGGTCAGTGTCGGAGGTTTACCCTTCAGCAACCAACAAACGCGTGAATTTGGCGGTTGGATGCGCTACTCGCAGGAAGACAGTCCCATTAACATTGGCCTGTTCTTAGGATTGGTAGATGCCTGGCCACCAGCGGTATTGCCGCATCTGAGTGAGCCCGCTCCGGCCAGCTCGCTGACCTGGACCATTGAGTTCCCAGAGCCACTACCTGCTAATAAAAGCAGTCACGACTGGTGGCAATATAAAGCCTATATCGATTACGCCGCCGATGGTTATGGCCACACCCAGGCCCACATCTGGGACAACGAAGGCAAGTTAGTAGCTATTAGCCGACAGACCATAACGGTGTTTGGGTAA
- a CDS encoding NADH:flavin oxidoreductase/NADH oxidase, with amino-acid sequence MSALFSSYTLKDVTLRNRIAVPPMCQYMAEEGVPNDWHQTHYTSIARGGAGLVIVEATAVSPEGRITPNCTGLWNDEQAEAFKPIVAGIKKGGAVAGIQIGHAGRKASSERPWDGGDHIAENDPRGWEIISPSATAFGANLQRTPTAMSKNDIQRVQQDFVASAERARDLGFEWLELHFAHGYLGQSFFSPHANQRDDEYGGSFENRARFLIETVRAVREVWPDNLPLTARFGVIEFDSNDEAQLKESAELTKLLKAEGLDFLSVSISFSTPDANIPWAPGFTAPIAQRIREEAGIPVTSAWGLGEPEIAEKAIADKQMDLVMVGRAHLANPHWPYHAAKVLKVSDPSWVLPASYAHWLERY; translated from the coding sequence ATGTCCGCATTATTCAGTAGTTATACTTTAAAAGACGTCACGCTTCGCAACCGTATCGCAGTGCCCCCAATGTGTCAGTACATGGCCGAAGAGGGTGTGCCCAACGATTGGCATCAGACACATTACACCAGTATTGCCCGCGGCGGAGCCGGTCTGGTTATCGTAGAAGCCACCGCAGTATCCCCGGAAGGACGTATCACACCAAACTGCACCGGCCTTTGGAACGACGAACAGGCGGAAGCTTTTAAACCCATAGTTGCAGGCATTAAAAAAGGCGGCGCTGTAGCCGGTATTCAGATTGGTCATGCCGGACGCAAAGCCAGCTCAGAACGCCCCTGGGACGGTGGCGACCATATTGCCGAAAATGACCCGCGTGGCTGGGAAATCATTAGCCCCTCTGCAACAGCCTTTGGTGCCAATCTGCAACGCACACCGACAGCTATGAGTAAAAACGATATTCAGCGCGTGCAACAGGATTTTGTGGCATCTGCTGAACGTGCTCGTGATCTTGGTTTTGAATGGCTGGAGCTGCATTTTGCCCACGGTTACCTGGGGCAAAGCTTTTTCTCTCCCCATGCCAATCAGCGTGACGACGAATACGGTGGTTCTTTTGAAAATCGCGCCCGTTTCTTAATTGAAACCGTACGTGCCGTGCGCGAAGTATGGCCGGATAACCTGCCGCTTACCGCCCGTTTTGGTGTAATTGAGTTTGATAGCAATGACGAAGCGCAATTAAAAGAAAGCGCAGAACTGACTAAATTATTAAAAGCTGAAGGCCTGGATTTTCTCAGCGTCAGCATCAGCTTTTCCACTCCTGATGCGAATATTCCCTGGGCACCCGGATTCACGGCACCTATTGCCCAGCGCATTCGCGAGGAAGCTGGTATTCCAGTAACTTCAGCCTGGGGACTTGGCGAACCTGAAATTGCTGAGAAGGCTATTGCTGACAAGCAAATGGATCTGGTCATGGTCGGCCGCGCACACCTGGCGAACCCACATTGGCCTTATCACGCCGCTAAAGTACTTAAAGTAAGCGACCCAAGCTGGGTATTGCCGGCCTCCTACGCACACTGGCTTGAGCGCTACTAA
- a CDS encoding EAL domain-containing protein: MLRIINVFFLLTLSFQALPNQVLQVTEEQPRIEIAPQLHQWRETETVTINNLELLATQTWERVGSGTNKGYIEDAYWYRVDLRNAQDTPQIRYLELAYPLIDYVDVYIVERNNVGVNYPQPLAHFATGDNRAFSSRPIQSRTFVFPLNLSAQGDYRIYLRAHSAGAHQIPLRLWTSEAYIQYSNNDATIRAIYYGSQLMLIVFMLGLCMLMRERVYLYFSASLIGLLTLQASLHGVIFQYIVPDFPRLNEYIVLMSVPFTLAVMTLFTSDYLQLRQKSLRWYRLLKIATWVSLAALLAIFLLPYQSATVLGLGLSVPVSVMMISAGLASWSLGTKTARLFTISWVVLLTGCLVLIVSQLGAGSLPQVSQYAVPVASSIQTLLLAYALADRFQQDRNEKVKAQDARIEVLQQQRDIQRDLVLSASRNQVTGLCNRQIFEHALHKFLSADSGKTAAIALFHLTGVGDLNKTLGHENSDDLIKQLATRLNLAAREIPGIIALDRQDEIMVSNIETTTFGCIVQNLDQSELVTRATQLRDILQQPIGCMGLSIEMSVQTGCAIAKKNSDVSVLLRQAFIAFDQVLPHDNHIMLYDQGMDAYSPRRLTLMTELKQSLHNNELELYFQPQVDLKTNKVIGLEALARWTHPEFGFVPPDEFIPIAERTGQIRALTSWVIKSALAFNSQLRSANIDINMSVNVSAEDLNDTSFPGQVAIMLEESQVLAQNLTLEVTETAAMRNPEVAVNALTALSKLGVRISIDDFGSGYSSLTYLRRLPAHEVKIDRSFVLEAHQSSDAETIIRTIINMSHELGFKVVGEGVENQAMVALLKTRGCDYGQGYYFARPLPENQVVDWLEQY; this comes from the coding sequence ATGCTACGGATAATTAATGTATTTTTCTTGCTCACACTTAGCTTCCAGGCGCTGCCAAACCAGGTTTTGCAAGTTACAGAAGAGCAACCACGTATCGAAATCGCGCCGCAGCTACACCAATGGCGTGAAACAGAAACTGTCACCATCAATAACCTGGAATTATTAGCAACACAAACGTGGGAACGTGTAGGTTCAGGTACGAATAAAGGTTACATAGAAGACGCTTACTGGTATCGCGTCGACCTCCGCAATGCTCAAGACACGCCACAAATACGTTATCTGGAACTCGCTTACCCGCTTATTGATTACGTTGATGTCTATATAGTAGAACGCAATAATGTCGGCGTTAATTACCCACAACCGCTTGCACACTTCGCTACCGGCGACAATAGAGCCTTCAGCAGCCGTCCTATTCAATCAAGAACCTTCGTTTTTCCACTCAACCTATCAGCCCAGGGCGACTATCGTATTTATTTGCGTGCACATTCAGCAGGGGCGCACCAGATTCCCTTAAGGTTGTGGACCAGTGAAGCTTATATTCAATACAGCAACAACGATGCCACGATTCGCGCGATTTATTATGGCTCACAGCTCATGCTCATCGTATTTATGCTCGGGTTATGCATGCTCATGCGAGAACGGGTGTATCTGTACTTTAGCGCGTCGCTAATTGGCTTATTAACGCTGCAAGCCTCATTACATGGGGTCATTTTTCAGTACATAGTCCCGGATTTTCCACGCCTGAATGAATATATAGTGCTGATGAGCGTGCCTTTCACTCTGGCGGTTATGACCTTGTTCACCAGCGACTACCTGCAGCTACGACAAAAATCGCTGCGCTGGTACCGTTTATTAAAAATTGCCACCTGGGTCTCGCTAGCGGCATTGCTGGCCATTTTTCTGCTCCCGTACCAAAGTGCAACCGTACTGGGACTTGGACTCTCAGTACCAGTTTCTGTGATGATGATCTCGGCTGGCCTGGCCTCATGGTCTTTAGGCACTAAAACCGCTCGCTTATTTACCATATCCTGGGTGGTATTGTTAACTGGCTGCCTGGTTCTCATCGTTAGCCAGCTGGGTGCCGGTTCACTCCCACAGGTTTCCCAATACGCGGTACCTGTAGCTTCCAGCATACAAACGCTGTTACTGGCTTATGCCCTTGCCGACCGCTTCCAGCAGGATCGTAACGAGAAGGTTAAAGCGCAGGACGCCAGAATTGAGGTCTTACAACAACAACGGGACATTCAAAGAGATCTGGTGCTAAGCGCCAGCCGGAACCAGGTTACCGGCCTTTGCAACCGACAAATCTTTGAGCATGCATTACATAAGTTCCTCTCAGCGGACAGCGGCAAGACCGCCGCGATTGCCTTATTTCATTTAACAGGCGTTGGTGACCTGAATAAAACCCTGGGCCATGAAAATAGCGACGACCTGATTAAACAACTGGCAACCCGCCTGAATCTGGCCGCTCGTGAAATACCCGGTATTATCGCTCTGGATCGTCAAGATGAGATCATGGTCAGTAACATCGAAACCACCACCTTCGGTTGTATTGTGCAGAACCTGGACCAGAGTGAATTAGTTACCAGGGCCACTCAACTCAGGGACATTTTGCAGCAACCCATAGGCTGCATGGGCTTATCTATTGAGATGTCTGTACAAACAGGTTGTGCAATCGCGAAGAAAAACTCAGACGTTTCCGTGCTCCTGCGCCAGGCCTTCATCGCCTTTGACCAGGTATTACCACATGACAATCATATAATGCTTTATGATCAGGGCATGGATGCTTACAGTCCGCGCCGGCTTACGCTGATGACCGAACTCAAACAGTCACTTCATAACAATGAACTGGAGCTATATTTTCAACCTCAGGTCGATCTGAAAACCAATAAAGTCATTGGCCTCGAAGCGCTTGCCAGATGGACTCACCCAGAGTTTGGATTTGTCCCTCCGGATGAATTTATACCTATTGCTGAACGCACCGGGCAAATCCGGGCCCTGACCAGCTGGGTTATCAAGAGTGCCCTTGCTTTTAACTCCCAACTGCGCAGCGCAAATATCGATATAAATATGTCCGTCAATGTTTCCGCCGAAGATTTAAACGATACCAGCTTTCCCGGCCAAGTGGCCATAATGCTCGAAGAAAGCCAGGTACTCGCCCAGAACTTAACACTGGAAGTGACCGAAACCGCCGCCATGCGTAATCCGGAAGTAGCCGTCAATGCACTTACTGCACTGTCAAAATTAGGTGTCAGAATATCCATTGATGATTTTGGTAGCGGCTACAGTTCACTCACCTATCTGCGCAGACTGCCCGCTCATGAAGTAAAAATAGACCGCTCCTTCGTATTGGAAGCTCACCAGTCCAGTGACGCTGAGACCATCATTCGCACCATCATTAATATGAGCCATGAACTGGGCTTCAAGGTCGTTGGCGAAGGGGTAGAAAACCAGGCCATGGTAGCGCTATTGAAAACCCGTGGTTGCGACTACGGGCAAGGCTACTACTTTGCCAGGCCCTTGCCAGAGAACCAAGTCGTGGATTGGCTGGAGCAGTATTAA
- a CDS encoding ABC-F family ATP-binding cassette domain-containing protein, which produces MTISAQSISLQWSDGSVAFESINFTLSAGFHGLVGPNGSGKSSLALVLAGSAAEPELLPISGHVHRIGSVGYVGQSDMTSEQSLAEYLNAAPTLSALQRIAEGSVDEADFELVGERWIFAEELKQQLLALNLWDPAAGFDKTLAALSGGERMRLRLLKAFGDNPVNLILDEPSNHLDAPGRDWLIQQCKKFAAQPGHCLLVVSHDRQLLQHVESISELSSLGLQSYEGNYDDYAELAGLQVAAAERQLKDAVKHKKQLKQQLQRTQEKAQKRQSKGKSDRAKGGQAKVMLDFAKENSQQTAGTLSTQMQRQQTQASEQLSDARQRLAAMQDVQLRFNESQGLRKKRLLSCEDLVLPHGSQQPLNITLAPGDKIHLRGANGSGKSTLLKVLAQQLKPQSGQLILNSRVHVLDQRFSLVDPVRSVLDNLMNYAEGLSVTDARTALAQAGLLAEAVNREARYLSGGETMKLAMLMVTLQPEPELLLFDEPDNHLDIQAKQQLAQAIRAYPGALVLVSHDRHFVEEAGVSDYLHIK; this is translated from the coding sequence ATGACAATCAGTGCGCAATCAATCTCCTTGCAATGGAGCGACGGCAGTGTCGCTTTTGAATCTATTAACTTCACTTTATCTGCGGGCTTTCATGGGCTGGTAGGCCCTAATGGCAGCGGCAAATCGAGCCTGGCGCTTGTGCTTGCCGGCTCGGCGGCTGAGCCTGAATTGTTGCCAATCAGTGGTCATGTGCATCGTATCGGCTCTGTTGGTTATGTGGGGCAAAGCGACATGACTTCAGAGCAGAGTCTGGCTGAATACTTAAACGCCGCACCTACTCTGAGCGCTTTGCAGCGCATTGCTGAAGGTAGTGTCGACGAAGCGGACTTTGAGCTGGTGGGCGAACGCTGGATCTTTGCTGAAGAGCTGAAACAACAATTGCTGGCGCTTAACTTATGGGATCCGGCGGCGGGTTTTGATAAAACGCTGGCGGCTTTAAGCGGTGGTGAGCGGATGCGCCTGCGCTTATTAAAGGCCTTTGGTGATAACCCGGTCAATCTTATCCTGGATGAACCCAGTAATCATCTGGATGCACCGGGTCGTGACTGGTTAATACAGCAGTGCAAAAAGTTTGCCGCCCAGCCAGGCCATTGTTTATTGGTGGTCAGTCATGATCGTCAGTTGCTGCAGCATGTAGAAAGCATCAGTGAACTCAGTAGCCTGGGTTTGCAGTCGTATGAGGGTAACTATGACGATTATGCTGAGTTAGCCGGGCTTCAGGTCGCGGCGGCAGAGCGGCAACTCAAAGATGCAGTAAAACATAAAAAGCAGCTCAAACAACAATTGCAGCGCACTCAGGAAAAAGCCCAGAAACGCCAGTCAAAAGGTAAGTCTGATCGTGCCAAAGGCGGGCAGGCTAAAGTGATGCTGGATTTTGCCAAAGAAAATTCGCAACAGACTGCAGGCACCCTGTCGACACAGATGCAAAGACAACAAACCCAGGCGAGTGAACAACTGTCGGATGCCAGGCAGCGACTTGCGGCCATGCAGGATGTGCAGCTGCGTTTTAACGAAAGCCAGGGGCTACGCAAAAAGCGCTTGTTGAGCTGTGAAGATCTGGTGTTGCCCCATGGTTCGCAGCAGCCGCTGAATATCACCCTGGCGCCGGGCGACAAAATTCATTTGCGAGGGGCCAACGGCAGCGGCAAGTCGACCTTATTGAAAGTCTTAGCGCAACAGCTCAAGCCGCAGTCTGGGCAGCTCATCTTGAATAGCCGGGTGCATGTATTGGATCAGCGGTTCTCTTTGGTGGATCCGGTCCGTTCGGTGCTGGACAACCTGATGAATTACGCAGAAGGTTTGAGTGTTACCGATGCGCGCACGGCTTTGGCTCAGGCGGGTTTACTGGCTGAGGCGGTGAACCGGGAAGCCCGTTATTTAAGCGGGGGCGAAACCATGAAATTAGCCATGTTGATGGTCACCCTGCAGCCGGAACCCGAGCTTTTGCTGTTTGATGAGCCGGATAACCATCTGGATATTCAGGCGAAACAACAACTAGCCCAGGCCATCCGCGCCTACCCCGGTGCCTTAGTGCTGGTCAGCCATGACAGGCATTTTGTGGAAGAAGCGGGTGTTAGCGACTACCTGCACATTAAGTGA
- a CDS encoding cold-shock protein translates to MSNTVTGTVKWFNEAKGFGFLEQQGGADVFAHFSAIASSGFKTLAEGQTVEFTVTQGPKGPQAENIVAV, encoded by the coding sequence ATGTCTAATACTGTAACTGGTACTGTAAAGTGGTTTAACGAAGCAAAAGGTTTTGGTTTTCTAGAGCAGCAAGGCGGAGCTGATGTGTTTGCACATTTCAGCGCTATCGCTAGCAGCGGCTTCAAAACTTTGGCTGAAGGCCAAACTGTTGAATTCACAGTGACTCAGGGCCCTAAAGGTCCTCAGGCTGAAAACATCGTAGCAGTGTAA